The region tttctgctccttacacgaggcatcacaacaacgtttcaccaggtaacaccggttaattgctgtttgtgtatgagaaatcggctggaaactttcctcatttcagcacgttgtaggtgtcgccaccggcgccaacgttgtgtgaatgctctgaaacgctaaccatttgcatctacatctctacatctacatccatactccgcaagccacctgacggtgtgtggcggagggtaccctgagtacctctatcggttctcccttctattccagtctcgtattgtacgtggaaagaaggattgtcggtatgcttctgtgtgggctctaatctctctgattttatcctcatggtctcttcgcgagatatacgtaggagggagcaatatattgcttgactcttcggtgaaggtatgttctcgaaactttaacaaaagcccgtaccgagctactgagcgtctctcctgcagagtcttccactggagtttatctatcatctccgtaacgctttcgcaattactaaatgatcctgtaacgaagcgcgctgctctccgttggatcttctccatctcttctatcaaccctacctggtgcggatcccacactgctgagcagtattcaagcattgggcgaagaagcgtactgtaacctacttccttcgttgtcggattgcatttccttagaattcttccaatgaatctcagtctggcatctgctttaccgacgatcaactttatatgatcattccattttaaatcagtcctaatgcatatcacagcatcttcttcctgtcggttaaatttcgcgtctgtagcgcgtcatcttcgtggcgtagcaattttaatggccagtagtgtacatcgacagtcattcttcccatgcgtcagtcgtgaatggaacgggaaaaagacGGTGGTgccagaagtatcctccgccaagCACCATCTAAGGTGGCTTACGACGTAGTGGTATGGGTACGTCATGCCTAGGAAATAGTCGTACTAATGTGGCTGTACAGGGTAGGAGATGAGACGGCCTTCTCTGCTGTGCCGCAGGTTCAAGACGAGCGACGGGCTGATCCGGCAGGAGCAGGGAGTGGTGAAGAACCAGGGCACGGAGAACGAGGCGCTAGAGGTGCGCGGCACCATCACGTGGAAGGGCGCCGACGGCAAGGACTACAGCATCAACTTCGTCGCCGACGAGAACGGCTTCCAGCCGCAGTACACGCAGTAGGTGCTCACACCCTCCAGGCCGCCAGACTGACCCGCCCACGACGACCGGCACCGCGGCGCTGGGGTGCGTGGCGGGCTGAGCGGGCGGAAGCCGCGGGGAGCTGCCGACAGAGTTCCTTCCATCTCGCACGACGAGGGGCTGCCAGCAATCTCATCTAACGCTCCATCTTCTTTCCTCTCTTCTACCCTAAACTGTACATAATTGTTCAAAGTGTCAATAAAAGTGATTATCAGTTAAAGTTTTCTTCATATTTATCAGTGGTCATCAGCAAATGACCAGCAAACCCCTACCCTCGGCTTTAAAGAATCGATCTCCCGCGCATACAATGTCCTAGCTACATAACTTTGTGCTGTGCTGTCTCCTAAATGCGTTGCCGttacagttaatagtaaagaataataaaTTGTGATATAGTAAGCGAGAAACATTTTCCCTTCCACCATTGTGTGATGTGTACTAGCGAGAGAATGTTTTATAAAGatatgaaattatgtgtaaagtttattggaagtctcaatgaaatttcgggaatacttatGTCTAGGTAAAAtatgtgattaacattacaaggtcacaggttaattaagcgcgagataagccattgcaaattgtGAAATGCTCGTACACTAATAAATTGTGTAACCACCAATTTTTTGGTGAAAGCATGCAAAAGTGCCTGCATTTTGTTGCACAGGTGACAGCAGACAGTTTCTCGGATGGATTTCATGCCTCTTGACTTGGTGCGTCAACTCAGGAGCGGTTAATGCTGTTGTGTCTAATGACGTTCTAGTGGTCGATTGGAGACAGGCGTTCAAGCAGGCCAGGGTgacatggttctaatggctctgagcactatgggactttacatctgaggtcatcagtcacctaggcttagaactacttaaacttaactaacctaaggacatcacacacatccatgcccgaggcaagattcgaacctgcgactgtagcagcagcgcggttccggagtgacgtgcctagagccgctcggccaccaacgccgGCCAGggtaacatgttgacactctgtagtgcACGTTGGGCTATAACAGCGgtaccaaaaaaaattgttcaaatggctctgagcactataggactttacatctgaggtcatcagtccccaagaacttagaactacttaaacctaaccaagcgaaggaaatcacacacatccatgcccgaggcagaatacgaacatgcgaccttagcggtcacgcggttccagactgaagcgcttagaaccgctcggtcactgcggccggccagtGGTGCCTGgacgtgcgttatcctgttgaaaaacacccctggaatgctgttcgtgaatggcaccacaacaggtcgaatcaccagactgacgtagaaaGTCGCAGTCAcgtgagtgggataaccacgacagaGTATtcatgctatcatacgaaatcgtacaCCAGACCATAAATCCAGTCATAGGTCCAGAATGTCTAGCACGGAGACAGATTGGTTACAGGCCCCCAATTGGGCTCCTTCtagtcaacacacggccatcactggcaccgaggcagaaaccaGATTTCATTAGAAATCACAGCAGTCATCCATCTTACCCTTCAATTTGCTATCCTTGACTTCACTTAAGTCGCAAACGgcacaaacggcggtggtttggagtcagcagCGTGCACGCTACAGACCGACTGGCTTGGAGttatctttgaagtaaccgatttgttgcAGTTCATTACGCCATTGCGGTGCCAACAGTTGCTCAGGTTGCTACCGCAGATgtaatacgatgcgccagagccattcaccgaacactatggtcttccaaGTGGCCGTCcatagcctggtcttcttgcgaccgccgGTATTCTCGTGAACACCGccgccagtaatcatgtacagtgactatatCTGACTATATCCCAACCAaggctttctgcaatatcgcagaaggaacatccagctcctcgttaCCCTATAACACAAcgtcgttcaaactctgtgaggtgctgataacggcGTTTTCTGCCGCCTTAGAGGCgttcttgaataacatcaactcaccacgtccaatctcaaagttacCTAAGACTCACGACTGTTACAGGGTGTATTTAAGATAAAtctgatttccatcctcatagtggcactactagcgccgcTATTATACGACTGGCACGAAATctcaatagacatcatctttcagaagtgGAAACACTCTTACCATCTTCTCCTAGGTGCTGCGAATTTTTTCCCGCCAGTGTATCTTTTCTCTCGCTGTAGTACAAAGGAGAAAAAGGACGAAAAAACCAATACGTTATCGGG is a window of Schistocerca gregaria isolate iqSchGreg1 chromosome 8, iqSchGreg1.2, whole genome shotgun sequence DNA encoding:
- the LOC126284426 gene encoding endocuticle structural protein SgAbd-6 — translated: MKLLLVAVALIAVVAARPQKPGEAVILEQSIDNDGLGQYTFGFKTSDGLIRQEQGVVKNQGTENEALEVRGTITWKGADGKDYSINFVADENGFQPQYTQ